catttacaggtagctaagtgttttaaggggcaaaatacattgagggtgagaacggtaaagaaatcccatctcgatgtaaaacatctatatagaggatctttaaatcacaataagattataacaatggttaaatgagatagtatattggtatcgtgaaacatacaatatgctctatataagtctgagagtgcaattctaagttctaagagtggattcaacgaagaattaataagtaggaatttacttggtaaatttggttcacttattggaagctcagcatatagatccatgttccccattctagttgagaacattctgcttgtaagactcattaattgattcgtgattggtcaattataattctaaagttagtctatgtctaattttatgaattttcactaagcaggggtgaaattgtaaggaaaagagttttctaggtttatttatttattaatagactttatatgtctaattaataattaaattaaatgacaatattatttaataatgtattttagttattaaataattagttttggcatttaaaaggttagaattggaaaattggcatttttgagaaaatagagataaaatttgataaaattgcaaaattaagtgaggcccaataacaccatatggccggccacttaaaaggcttttttcaaattaatattttcattattttaatgccaaataaatcctaacctaaacctagtagttgcctataaatagaaagtgatggctcagtcaaaacacaagttttcagatcagctttctgacagaaatttctctcttcagaaaactgggccttccccactttcttccttggccgaaatacctctctctcttttcccttcatctttttcgtgaccctagtgaaagagtaagtgcccacacacagcaagcagttactcaatcatagattggaagactatgaaggatcaaagcttgaagaaggaggacattcgggctcagatcttgattatactctgctacagaaaggaatcaagggttagagatctgagtggaaggagacatttattccgctgcatcaatgtaaggttttcttaactttatatgtgtttaatttatcgttttagaaagttcatatttaggatgttaataaacatacttgtgagtagatctaagatcctggtaaaataattcccaacagtaAGTACTTAcctctaattgaattctcctacaataatagctaccatagtacaatagggatggctccctatgagatgttgtatggtagaaaatgtcgctCCCCTATTCATTGGGGCCAAattggagaaaggaagtacttaggTCTGAAAATAGTTCAGAGGCCCAATAAAGCTAtagataagatcaaggctcgaatgcttgcttcccaaagcaggcagaaaagttatgctgatctgaagaacagagatgtcacatttcaggcaggggaacatgttttcctgcgggtttcacttgtgaagggtattagacgcttcgggaagaggggtaagttaagccgtaggttcattgggccattttagATACTCGAGCAGTGCTATCAGCTGTCCATAATGtatttaatatttcaatattgaggaaatatgtttcagacccgagtcatgtcttgagttatgaagcccttgaactgcagTCAGACTTATCCTACGAAGAACAACCAGTTCAGATCCTTGATAAAAAGGAGAAGGTTCTTCGAAACAAGACCATCGCTTTGGTCAAAgtgctctggagaaacagcgaggtggaggaagccacctgggagttagagtcTGACATGAGGACTCaatatccagagctattcaggttagatttcgaggatgaaatccttttaacgaggggataattgtaatgaccgcgttagtaatttggattactAAAACActaatttctaatatttttataattatttatgaatttaattatttgtgggccccattgctagaaatgggcattagagttataatttctcaattttagagattttattaaactctaggtgtATTATTCgtgttatatataaattatgttatttttacaatttttgctcggcgacaacgagAAATgcaatggatggctagtttaaccacatgggtaagtctagaaccttatttcttagtgagaTGTTTATTGGAGAAAATAGAGTACTGAGGTTGAGCAGGGTTATAGAAtttgactattttacccctagtcTTGAAAATGCCTAAGTTATAGGTTATGGGCTCATTTTATTAATTTGTCAAGGGGGTAGTTTGGTGGCTGCGCTAGATGATGACACCTAGAAATTTGCATTTTCAACcaaagattaatttaattaatcttTATTTGTAATTTTGGATAATtagaaaaaggaagaaaagacCAGAAATAGGGATTTACTCTCtttcccttctctctcttcgaaccagcCATAAACCAAGGAGATTGATTGCTGAATTTTGTGTTTTCAGCAAGGATTGGAGGAGGATTCAatcaaggtaaaccctagatACTCTCTAGCTATAATTTTCTCAAGGTTGTAATGGTTTCAAGTAGTAATTTTAAGTTTTGGTGGCTGTTAGGGTTAGAGATGCTTAGGGTTCAGTTTTTAAGTTCATTTCAAGTTGATAGCGAGTTCTAGATTTAGTTTTGCTATGTTGTGATCAAATTGAGCAGGCTTGAGCTTTGAAACTCAATtttaggtctttaatggcatgtGTTAGTTTCTGTGTGTTTTTCTGGGATTTTCTGGTTGGAATATATTGTGTATACCCtatttaggtactctggaaagtttggaggCAATTGGACAAGTTTTGAGCAAATTGGAGATTTTTTGGGGAGGACTGGTAGAAACCGATTAACTAGTTTTGGAAGGTTCCACGAAAAACTAGATTtctcaattcttgtccatttcagtgccttagttgggtgtttcccttTTTCCTAAGATAGTGTAGTCCCTAGAGTGTATAACAGAGTCTTGAGTTGTAGACTTGGGTTTCCCGAATTAGGGTTTCGGACATGTGATTTACCCGattttaatatgtaattagGGCATCCATCAAGCATGAGACTTTCCATTCAGGTTGGCCAACTCACTTGAATCTGGAAAGGAGGTAAGaattgtatataatgtgtgatatgaatatgcgaatgtatgtatttgttaatatatatgAATGCTTATTGTGATTCacacactaccaacacttgtacggtagtggtacagagtgcattggtaaagtGTATGATGTCTGAAGAATACAtcacggtgttaccaacactagtacaggAAGGTACAAGGTaaatgtggtacaacacttaacggtACTCAAGGCGAGGTTCAGGCCCTACGtacactagtacgatggtaGTACTGAGTGGATGTGGTATattggtacatggtcgtatcttaGTAGAACATTCTTACTCATCCGTTAAGCCTTGAAAATAAGTGTATGGGggcctagatacaagtcggtattatatgatatgttatatgtttttcttactgagtatgttgactcacagttctgcttccatgtgtaggtaaaggaaaggcgaaagctgaacaggagtgagcctGAGCTTggatgaggttgtacatgtcatggcgatgggacctggagtgttcggtctcgggacatctagggttattattttgtagtcgttgtgcgaccttgttgtgtattttgtatattttgtataaaaattaaaaaaacgggatcccagtacttgtaaatgattttacaaagttataaagtttaatatttaatgtaaaagttttaatttgacacgataTTTCagaaaattatttgattagcaaagatagcactgtaattgaaaaagcattgTAGCGTGCCTTAACATTAAGGTGTTACATCATGGTTGGGAAGGGCGTATTTTGTCTCATGCGAGAAAGGAGGTATTGCTGAAATTTATTGCTCAAGCATTGCCGAATTATGCTATGAATATATTTCTCTTGCCTTTAGACACTTGTAAGGAGTTagagctgttggaaattattttaccaggatcttagatctactcacaattatgttgtttaacaccctaaatatgaactttctaaaacgataaaataaacacatataaagttaagaaaaccttacattgatgcagcggaattaatgtctccttccactcagatctctaacccttgtatcctttctgtcgcagagtataatcaagatctgagcccgaatgtccttctctttgtgtttgatccttcacagtcttccaatctatgattgagttactacttgctgtgtgtgggcacttactctttcactagggttcgaaatattgaagaagaaaagagagagaggggttttggccaaggtatagaaaagggaaggctcagtttttctgaagagagaaatttctgacagaaaactaatgaaagtgtaattttgactgagccatcactttctatttatagtcatctactaggtttaggttaggaattatttggcattaaaataatgaaaatatcaatttgaaattccacataaagtggccgaccaaggtgtagataatgggcccaattgattttgcagttttaacaaattttatttctattttctcaaaaacgccaattttccaattctaaccatttaaatgccaaaacttattatttaataactaaaaaagattattaaataatattgtcatttaatttaattataaactagacatataaagtccattaataaataaataaacctagaatctcttttctttacaatttcgaccctgcttagtgaagattcacaaattagacatagtctaacttcagaataataattgaccaatcacgaatcaattattgagtcttacaagcagtatgttctcaactagaatggggaccatggatctatatgctgagcttccaataagtgaaccgaatttactaagtaaattcctacttatttattcttcgttgaatccactcttagaacttagaattgcactctcagacttatatagagcatattatatgttccacgatatagacatgcTATCTCATATAACCactgttataatcttattgtgatcaaagatcctctatatagatgatttacatcgagatggaataattttaccgttctcacccctcaatgtattttgccccttaaaacacttaactacctgtaaatggtattTAGTGATCTAAAAATTAGTCatttaaacaagagctcatccatttacttctatttgctaagctcgaagggaatcatcacttgacttctatacaccagtagaagctatagattccatatttatgttcagcacccccactcaatcatactatcatgttccccaaatatacgtatcaccctgacccaaaagtaggcttaactaataaatcaaataacatgaaatagtactcctgagttgagcctaagcatatcaggatttagattcttttaatcttaagatcaactactgatattgacttggaaagatataacggtaagtttataatatcttaactaagttgcaatattggtccagtccaatgtacactccatacatttgaaactagtatactttactaatgtcctgaaaagaacataacacttactccaagtgtaagtacacaccatcgctgattatcacattagtgtaaatccaaaacactaatgaaacagggacttagtcttttgattcatatgatcacaatcacattccactgtgttgacgatactgtaattgtgaataaacatatgatctggatttaactgatttgcgtgtaaatgtaataaacatattaaaccattagcatgtaaaattcatgcaaacataaatcacttcaaatttcttatattgataactaatcagattgtaaagagttttatttagggcataaaacccaacaatttcccacttgcactaatataaaacaaggtgtgcaaataggtcaatctgatgtcttgatcttcagatcaagtgtagtatatttgaatccacacaAACTTTTGGAaattagttcataaatacacttatgaaacatcctttaatatatgctttactcatcaagggatactgaaatctttactgttttaaaagtacatccaaattaacagaagacatatctctcatattttaaaatatgtatttgagataatacagtgtagacttttcttcagtaatataactttctggtattttcgaatttacaaagttataattcttctttgGTAgaccttgaattattatagaataactcctccacccccaaagtaactgataactctagaaattagagttatttttcacattttttttaactaaaattggCTTAgttcttaactttttaattattttactaagtttttaattatttttgatattattagtttaattgtaattttacatatttttgtatgtttttataattattttattataatatgttatgtggtatttaattttaattttattttagttttctaattaattttatgaatcTTTAGGTGTATTTGGTGGATAAAGTATGGATTAATTTGAAGAAGATGTGAAGAAATTGGGGTCAAAATGCAATTTTAAAAGCAAAATCAAATCAGCCCAAGAAGAAGCCCACTCACGGTCAGAGAGTTGACCCAATCTGAGCCGTCCGTTTGATGTTCAGAGGGCCAGATGGGCGAGTGTACCTCACCCCGACAGCAGGAGCGTGAGCTCCTTTTTCCTCCTCTCTACAGTCTGCACGCGTGGGGCCCGCCAGTAGTCTCCCTTCCCAGCTGAGCCGCCTCGTCAGCTTTCCCAGCCAACCAGATTGCGCCACGCATGCAGCCGTCAGCTCCAGCCCACGAACCAGCGCCTGCCAAGTGTCCctgcagaagaaaaaaaaagaaaaaaagaaaaagtgggCTGTTAGTTTTTTATCTACACCCAAAAATTACACATAAAACCAAAAATCCATATTTTTCTCCCATAACTTACACCTAAATACCTATTCACTCTTTCCTACTTATTTCACCTAAATAAACAttcctaatttatttttaccctatcttttcactatttttccatccaaacaaatatttattttttccaatactcttacacatactctatttatccattctcttcccaacactaattaaattaatcattttatttattttattttgattaatttaattctctaattttgcctataaatatggtgttggaagaccatttcaaaacacatctcttcaccctcctaaacacctcttcaacccaaaacacttctccattccacactcttcatttttaccattttctttctaccatttttacactttgaagagcatgtcaagtatgtttatcttttgtaatttttatctagttatgagcttctaatcttttttcaagattattaagatgatgatgaagcaaaatgtaactagatagtgtttatgtttgtatgttgatttcccatttgtgctataaagctcatggatttttctatcaaaaatatgtcttttttatcttcaatatcatgtatttttgattgttaaagcatatttctacttagttcttcattatgcaaaaatataatactctttgattaaatgcctttcattaaattgtttacatctaattcttagaatataagtgttatattttgcctaaacatagtttctttgattttgtgtagtttcattaaattgtaacacatttaatgcttagaaattatacattttataagtgaagaaaaatcctacctttttgaaaataacttgtacttaaatgaaaaatatattttggaaaacatggtgagatttatttcaactatatttaaaacttgggaatcaatatacttataaatattattgaacttgcattttgtggattctaatatcttaataatcttattttacacatcttattagaaaattattttcatactcactcatctttaatcttaagtattttagttacttgtcttttattttattttgcaaaaccAAAATCCTATCAAATATTTGGAGCTAGGTTagaatattcttattttgtttgaaatagtttcttttgatgttagtcaactcccatgggttcgaccttgcacttacatgaacactatattccgaaacgattcgtgcacttgcgagtataaatattaaaacactcacttttgaggacaacaagtttttggcgccgttgccggggagttgCTAGAAAGAAACGATCTTTCTACAAGGTAAGTAATACTCTtctactagttatttttttttattttctcattttcgtcaaaaaaaaaagttaaaaaaaaaatatcgaaaaaaagttgaaaaaaaaggaagttatacatatatattgttatatattatatattatatactatatatatacatatttattggtAGTTGATGGCATTTTGTGCCTCCTACCTATTTGTTAGTTGAGTGCATTTTTGCCtcctaaccttttttttttcttttagtagTTGAGTGCATTTTGTGCCTCCTACATACTTGATAGTTGAGTGCATTTTTGCCTCCTATTATCCCTTCTCTAGTGATGGCATTAGTGCctcctagcttttatttttgtttatcattttagttgATGGCATCTTGTGCCTCCtaaaatcttattattattactactactactactattattattatagttagTTGATGGCATTTTGTGCCTCCTAACTTTAATATAACTATCTATCATTattattgtcatttttttattgtatttatttagttgtaattttatttactttgcttaagaaaatacttgaaaaaaaaattaaaaacaaagctTGTTCTTTCAACATAAGCAATTTTTGCTTAAAGGAAATTTGGCAAAGTTCCCATCCACACTTAATAATTAACCCCGGGGAGTTGTTATTAAGTCGTGAGTAAGTGGAATCAAATAGGCCTGGGAACAagtcaaaccaaaaaaaaaaaatgaaaaattaaaaattaacaaaaaaaatcataatctcttTGTGTTATAAGTATGCTCTGTGGTTGCGGTTTATAACTGATCTTCCACATCAGAAATTTGTCTTCTTGagattattgtgtgttatttgtGTTTCATTGTGAAATTTGTGACATTGCATGCATCATTGGCAACGTGATTCTAAAAATCGTTTGGTAAAAAGAGTAGTAACTTTAGGTGAAATTGAaagtgtttttgaaaaattaagcataatggAACAAGAACCTAATATTGCGCAAGAAAAAACACTACTTGAATATTTTTCACCTATTTCATCTAATGCTCCATCATGCATTGTTTTGCCTACTACTAATGCCACTCATTTTGAACTTAAACCTTCAATCATTCAATTGTTGCCTTCTTTTtatggtttagaaagagaagaccCTTACATGCATGTAAAAGATTTCTTAGATATTTGCTCAACTTttcgttttcaaaatttttcggATGAATCGGTTAAGCTTAGgttgtttcctttttctttaaaagaTAGAGCCAAAGCTTGGTTAAACTCACTTCCAACCGGAACCATAACAACTTGGGATcaactttttaataaatttcttgCCAAATTTTTCCCCATGTCCAAAACTGATAATTTAAGAAGAGAAATCTCCGAATTTTATCAAAAAGATAATGAAGAATTTTATGAATGTTGGGAAAGATTTaaagatttattattaaaatgccCCCACCATGGTTTTGAAAAATGgagacttgtaaaatatttttatgatggtTTAACCCCTTCAAACCGACAAATGATTCAATCTATGCATACcggaaaatttttgaaattacaaGGGCAAGAGGCTTGGGAAGCTCTTGAAGAATTGTCTGTTAATTCACAACAATGGAATTATTCTGAGCCTAGGTCTAGAGCAAATAATTCACCTAAAAGAGGAGGaaaatatgaaattaaagaagaaactGATTTGAGAAcatcttttgaaaaattagcaAGAAAAGTAGAAGCCTTAGTCATAAGTCAAACTATGAATTCTCATGTTCAACCTAAAAAAGATGTTTGTGCTAGTACTTGTCATAATGATCAATCATGTCCTTCTTTTCTTGAAACATTTTCCGAAGAGGCTAATGCATTACATTCATATGGTAAACCAAATGATAGCCCATTTTCTAACACATACAATCCTAATTGGAGAAACCATCCAAATTTTTCATGGAGACAAAACCAACCACAAATGAACCAAGGAAACCAATTCAACATGCCAAATCCGAATCATGCCCAACCAAGTCAACCTTACCCTCCACAAAGAAAGCCTTCCTTAGAAGACACTTTACAACAATTCATGCAATCCACCCAACAAATCATGCAAAATCAATCTCAATCCATTGCCAAACTTGAGACACAATTGGGTCAACTTGCCAATGCCGTAACTGAGAGAGAAAAAGGAAGATTTCCTAGCCAACCCGTCCCAAATCCTAAAGGCCAATATGAAGTAGGAGTTCCTAGTCATAAAGAAGAAGCCAAGTCTATTTCAACTCTTAGGTCCGGAAAATAAATTGTCAAACCCGATTACATACCTCAAGTTGAAAAAGACCAAAGCCAAAGTTCCAACACAAATGACTTGTCAAAAGATAATGATCAAATTCTTCCTTCCATTCCAAAAGCTCCTTTTCCACAAAGATTACTTCCACTCAAAAAAGGCAACCAATATAGTGACATCTTAGAAGTGTTCAAACAAGTAAGTATCAACATCCCATTCTTAGATGCCATTAAACAAATTCCTGCCTACTCCAAATTCTTGAAAGACCTTTGCACTGTTAAAAGAAACACTAATGTTCCAAAAAAGGCATTTTTAACTGAACAAGTTAGCTCCATAATTCAATATAAAAGCCTTGTGAAATATAAAGATCCTGGTTGTCCAACAATTTCATGCATCATTGGTGATCATTTTATTAACAAAGCTTTA
This Cannabis sativa cultivar Pink pepper isolate KNU-18-1 chromosome 6, ASM2916894v1, whole genome shotgun sequence DNA region includes the following protein-coding sequences:
- the LOC133039237 gene encoding uncharacterized protein LOC133039237 → MEQEPNIAQEKTLLEYFSPISSNAPSCIVLPTTNATHFELKPSIIQLLPSFYGLEREDPYMHVKDFLDICSTFRFQNFSDESVKLRLFPFSLKDRAKAWLNSLPTGTITTWDQLFNKFLAKFFPMSKTDNLRREISEFYQKDNEEFYECWERFKDLLLKCPHHGFEKWRLVKYFYDGLTPSNRQMIQSMHTGKFLKLQGQEAWEALEELSVNSQQWNYSEPRSRANNSPKRGGKYEIKEETDLRTSFEKLARKVEALVISQTMNSHVQPKKDVCASTCHNDQSCPSFLETFSEEANALHSYGKPNDSPFSNTYNPNWRNHPNFSWRQNQPQMNQGNQFNMPNPNHAQPSQPYPPQRKPSLEDTLQQFMQSTQQIMQNQSQSIAKLETQLGQLANAVTEREKGRFPSQPVPNPKGQYEVGVPSHKEEAKSISTLRSGK